The genomic interval gttggtaaaatattctatgcaggcattaaccagtctccttaatcctatgTTAGTTCgggatatcagggccatgtcatcagcatacagaaggagagggatttgaacctaatttgggggaatgcgtatcaaagtttgctagatagggagccagattgttaatgaagagattgaacagggtgggagcaagaacacacccctgcttgacccccttgttgattggaattggggccgaaaGGCTGCCCctcagagataatttcacttggcatgaggtgtttaaatgaagggcacgaattaatattaatagccttttgtccactgccatcttctcaagtttatcccagagtctatctctatctatggaatcaaaggccgactttaaatctaaaaaggccacatATAGTCGGGCTTTATTttgagtcctttgtttgaagattaggTGTGATAataccacacactgatcaattgcagacttatttggcctaaaacccacttgctctgggcctatgatgttatgatCCGAGATCCAGGCAGAAAGTTTCTTAAGTAGATGGGAGAACAATTAATGTGGCTGGGCTTCTTTTGGCTAAATTCTGTATTACCAATGGCCTCACTTGGTTAAACGGCCTAGATTATCTGGGGGATAAAGGAGAGTATACCCATATTTCAACTAGAGGTATGAGTGTTATTGATTacattctggttcccttttattttctcccacagatagtgaattttagaGTTGGATACCAGGCTTTTTATTTAGTGGGAAAGGACCTGTGGTTGAAATCAGAaacataaataattttttttcctctgagggTCAGGAAATTCCCACACTATCTCATTAccctacagcagggcttttcagactggggcatttcgACTCTCCCTCTCAATTGACTTGCCTCGCTGGGAGCCAGGCAGATTTGCATTTCCCATGCTACTGATGGCAACTGGGACTAATAGACCTTGGGGCAGGCACCTGCATCAGTCAGTGAGCCGGCAAGGTGGTGCCTCAGTAGTCTTTGTGTGCCAGCACTTCCCAGTCAGCTCTTCCAGGTTCACCTGGCCAGAGAGGCAGCTTTTGTGCCAAGCCAGGTCATATGGCCCTGTATGACAAGACAATGCAATGCCTCCAAGGGAGGGGGTCAGGGACTTTGCCCCACCATGGTGAGTCCATGCCCTGATATTACAGTATAATAGCAGCAGTTTGGCATTGGTTCCACTTTCCAATGATTTTCAGTTTTTGTCCATGCTCCAGTTCCTAACTCagccatttcaaccactgtgccgtaacaccttggtgtgctgcaagtggtccacaggtgtgacacaggaatttgggggaaggtcatttattagtagggtcaataggggtgtgtgagccccccacttgcaacatggtgtgccatgtcaattgtcaaaaacctgatggtgtgccttgacgatttcagtgcctcgtcagtgtgctgtgagatgagaaaggttggcAATTGCTGTCCTAACTTGTCAAAAGCAGCGGATGCCCATACATGGTTTTTTTCTAGGTTGCCAGGTTAAATTTTGAAAACCCTGTAAGTGTATATTTCTGAAAATTGGAATTAGCCCTTTGAACACAGCAGTCATTTTGGAGCAAACATTCATCAGATGAAGTTACAGAGGTCCCTTCAATGGTTTTTGACTTGGTCATCTTTATGCCTTTCTTTCTTCCCCGTTTCTCAGCCCCTTCCCAACTACATTTTGACCGAGTTGCTGCCATGTTATTTGCTCGCAGGACTGCTGGGTAGTATTTAAGGCTGTACTaaacctgaacataagaacataagaacagccccactggatcaggccataggcccatctagtccagcttcctgtatctcacagcggcccaccaaatgccccagggagcacaccagttaacaagagacctgcatcctggtgccctcccttgcatctggcattctgacatagctcatttctaaaatcaggaggttgcacatacacatcaaggcttgtaagtTTAGTAGTGAGGGTGAAACTGTACTAAACCTGAGAAGCAGCagcattatagtcagtggggctcactcccaggaaagtgtggctaggagtgcagcctcacagcccaagcctaggcatgtccactgcagtcaatgggtgAGGCTGCACTAAACCTGAGAATGAGCAGCTTCAgaccccagcctatgcatgtctactcagaagtaagtctggttatagtcagtggggcttactcccaggaaagtgtggctaggagtgcagcctctcagcccaagcctatgcctgcctactcagaagtaagttccattagagtcagtggggcttactcccgggaaagtgtggctgggtTTGCAGCCCTAGTCCTTGATTTTGTGTGGCCctcagccatgggggggggaggctgcacctgcttccctccctccctccgcgcCTCCTGCACGTGCCCCCTCCTGTTGCGCGCGCTCTCCCGCCTTTTGTGGGAAGGCAACCCCTGCGTGCGGGGCGGAGACACGAACTCCCCAGCCCAGAGGCGGCTTCTTCCCTCCTCCGCTGGAGTTTTGGGGGCGCCCTCCCGGCCCCGGTGCCACCTGGCGCGCGACTGCGCAGGAGCGGAGGCGCGCGGGGCGCTGCGCAGCGCAAGGGGGGAGTGTTCACTGCGCCGGCTGCGAGGCGGGAGCGGCTGCGGCTCTCCCAGTGCGCTCCAGCCGCCTCTCGGAGAGCAGCGGCGCGCCTTTGCCTCGCTCCGCCCGGAGGGGAGCGCGGCGGTGCGCGGCGAGGGGATGGCCGGAGCTCCCCCGCCGCCGGCGTGAGGCTGGGCGGAGCGGGGCCGGCGCTTGCGGCTCCCGGGGCGCGTCGGCGCGGGGCCCTTCTCGGAGAGGATGCCCGGGGCGGCGGCGCCGGTGCCGGTGCCGGCGGCCGCCTCTGCCGGGGGGACGGCGGCGgggggcgcggcggcggcggcgagcgGGCCGGGGGCGCTGCTGCCCGCGCAGGAGGCGGCCAGGCTGTACCACACCAACTACGTGCGCAACTCGCGGGCCATCGGCGTGCTCTGGGCCATCTTCACCATCTGCTTCGCCATCGTCAACGTGGTCTGCTTCTTCCAGCCCTACTGGATCGGCGACGGCGTGGACACCCCGCAGGCGGGCTACTTCGGGCTCTTCCACTTCTGCACGGGCAGCGGCTTCTCCCGGGAGCTCAGCTGCCAGGGCAGCTTCACGGACTTCTCCAGCCTCTCCTCCGGAGCCTTCAAAGCCGCCTCCTTCTTCATCGGGCTCTCCATGGTGCTGATCCTCTCCTGCATCGGCTGCTTCgtcctcttcttcttctgcaaCACCGCCACCGTCTACAAGATCTGTGCCTGGATGCAGCTCTCCTCCGGTGAGTAGGGGGCTCCCACCGCATCCTGGGTGGGTGGCGGGGAGCACGGCCAGAGcattgggacagttaggacaggcAAGAGAAAA from Tiliqua scincoides isolate rTilSci1 chromosome 7, rTilSci1.hap2, whole genome shotgun sequence carries:
- the LHFPL3 gene encoding LHFPL tetraspan subfamily member 3 protein, which gives rise to MPGAAAPVPVPAAASAGGTAAGGAAAAASGPGALLPAQEAARLYHTNYVRNSRAIGVLWAIFTICFAIVNVVCFFQPYWIGDGVDTPQAGYFGLFHFCTGSGFSRELSCQGSFTDFSSLSSGAFKAASFFIGLSMVLILSCIGCFVLFFFCNTATVYKICAWMQLSSAACLVLGCMIYPDGWDAKEVKRMCGEKTDKYTLGACSIRWAYILAIIGILDALILSFLAFVLGNRQDSLLAEELKLESKVLVSRWSINIYFMQEHFL